One segment of Primulina tabacum isolate GXHZ01 chromosome 6, ASM2559414v2, whole genome shotgun sequence DNA contains the following:
- the LOC142549334 gene encoding ACT domain-containing protein ACR11-like, with protein MVVTMASTGSNFGLYVYLKAKKLDSSAAPFISSFGFDPIHLSCMVSKRSSSSAASVFIPKASLSTAVEDGKSEETDVIPVPSVIIDQDSDPDATIVEITFGDRLGALLDTMNALKNLGLNVVKANVYLDSSGKHNKFSITKASSGRKVDDPELLEAIRLTIINNLLEYHPESSAQLAMGAAFGAMTPNQTVDVDIATHVRVYDDGPDQSLLYVETADRPGLLVDLVKIVTDTNIAVKSGEFDTEGLLAKAKFHVSYKGEALIKPLQLVLANSLRYFLRRPTTEEASF; from the exons ATGGTTGTGACCATGGCCTCTACTGGGAGCAATTTTGGGCTTTACGTTTATTTAAAAGCTAAGAAACTCGATTCAAGTGCAGCCCCTTTCATTTCCTCATTTGGTTTTGATCCAATTCATCTATCTTGCATGGTATCCAAGAGGAG CTCATCATCTGCCGCTAGTGTATTTATACCAAAAGCATCTTTAAGTACGGCTGTGGAG GATGGAAAATCTGAGGAGACTGATGTAATTCCCGTCCCCAGTGTGATAATAGATCAAGATTCGGATCCAGATGCCACTATTGTTGAGATTACCTTTGGGGACCGGCTTGGGGCTCTTCTGGACACG ATGAATGCACTGAAGAACCTTGGGCTGAACGTTGTCAAGGCAAATGTGTACCTCGATTCATCTGGCAAGCACAACAAATTTTCCATCACTAAAGC TTCATCAGGGAGAAAAGTGGATGACCCAGAGTTGCTTGAGGCTATTCGTTTGACAATTATCAACAATTTGCTGGAGTATCATCCA GAGTCAAGTGCCCAGTTAGCCATGGGAGCTGCGTTTGGCGCGATGACACCAAATCAAACG GTTGATGTGGATATAGCCACACATGTCCGTGTCTATGATGACGGTCCTGATCAAAG TTTGCTCTACGTGGAGACAGCGGATCGTCCTGGGTTACTGGTGGATCTGGTAAAGATAGTAACTGATACAAACATCGCTGTTAAATCAGGAGAGTTCGACACTGAG GGCTTGTTGGCCAAGGCAAAATTTCATGTAAGTTACAAAGGTGAAGCTCTCATCAAACCTCTTCAACTG GTTCTTGCAAATAGTTTGCGGTATTTCTTGAGGAGACCGACAACAGAGGAGGCGAGCTTTTAA